The genomic window ATGTTATTTTTACCACAGTTTAGTTTGAAACTGAATAAAGCAAGTAAAGTTGTGTATATTTGCTCTGCACAACCAATTTGCCCTGCAGTGTTTGTACTACATTTAAAAATTTGATCGGATGGCGAATTTGTACAAACATTAATTAATTAACACTGTAGGATTGAGCAACGTTGGAACTGCATGACTGAGTAATTTTACTGTTTTCATTCACTTTTTTATTCTCCCAAACTCACGGGTTGGATGGTGGGGTAGTGGGGTGCAGTGGGTGAACTGAGGATCATTGCTCTATTATTTGAGTACAAAATCTCACAGCAGACTCAAACCAACAAAAGAAAAACTTATCAGGAAGAAAGAATTGAAGGCAGGtgagtatataaccatataacaattacagcgtggaaacaggccatctcggcccttctagtccgtgccgaaaacttactctcacctagtcccactgacccgcactcagcccataaccctccattcctttcctgtccatatacctatccaattttactttaaatgacaataccgaacctgcttctaccacttgtactggaagctcgttccacacagctaccgctctctgagtaaagaaattcccccttgtgttactcttaaacttttgcctcctaactctcaactcatgtcctgttgtttgaatctccccctactctcaatggaaaaagcctatccacgtcaactctatcccctcataattttaaatacctctatcaagtcccccttcaaccttctatgctccaaagtataaagacttaacttgttcaacctttccctgtaacttaggcactgtaacattctagtaaatcttctctgtactcgttctattttgttgacatctttcctataatttggtgaccagaactgtacacaatactccaaattcggccttaccaatgccttgtacaattttaacattacatcccaactcctatactcaatgctctgatttataaaggccaacataccaaaagctttcttcaccaccttatccacatgagattccaccttaagGGAATTtcaccattattcttagatcactctattctactgcattcttcaatgccctaccatttactatgtgtgtcctatttggattattcctaccaaaatgtagcacctcacacttatcagcattaaaatccatcttccatcgttcagcccactcttctaactggcctaaatctctctgcagcacaaatccatgttgactgttcctaatcagaccctgtctgatcagataattatatatactatctctaagaatactttccattaatttagccACCACTGACGTCCaattgacaggcctataattgctaggtttactctggaaccctttttaaacaatggaaccacatgagcaataccccaatgctctggcaccatccctgtttctaatgacatttgaaatatttctgtcagagcccctgctatttccacactaacttccctcacggtcctagggaatatcctgtcagggctCGGAGATTTATctatttttatattccttaaaagcgccagtacttcctcctctctaatcgtcatagtttccataactttcctacttgttttccttaccttacacaattcaatatccttctccttagtgaataccaaagaaaagaaatagttcaaaatctcccccatctcttttggctccacacatagctgtccactatgattctctaagggaccaattttatccctcactatccttttgctattaatatgactgtggaaaccctttggatttattttcaccttacttgccaaagcaacctcgtatcttttagcttttctgatttctttcttaagattcttcttacattctttatattcctcgagcacctcatttactccatgctgcctatatttattgtagatatctctctttttcctaactaagtttctaatatcccttgaaagccaTAGCTGTctcaacttttaacctttcctttcaacctaacaggaacataaagattctcaaaatttcacctttaaatgacctccatttctctattacatccttcccataaaacaaattgtcccaatccactccttctaaatcctttctcatctcctcaaagttaacctttcttcaatcaaaaatctcaaccctgggtccagtcctatccttctccataattatattgaaactaatggcattgtgaagATAAATTAAGGATGATAAATTTTATTAGGTAATTCCCTTTATAAGGACCACCACCACTATTCCCTCTAAGCTATGTGGGTGCAAAGCTGCGTGgttactgaaatgctcccacacacaTAACCTTTGTTGCCATACAGCTGGAATTGTCTTCTATTTAATGCTAATGTAACATGCCAttcagttttcaggctgtgtttgggggaaaaaaaaattcctgctcagagcaatggatgGTCTGAggagctgtttaaaaaaaaccagaGGGAACATTGACCACCACATTACACGAATAACAAGATATATTTGGGTCAAGTTCAGTGAGGGCTTGAAGGTAGCAGAATACAACAAGTGGAAAAGATAATTTTAAAGCAAATATAGTTAATTTGCTGAGTGTTATATTCTTGTTTAGTTTAGGAATGACTCTCTTCCTGGAACTAGATGCTGTGTTTGACCTTTACTTCTGATTGTCTTGCATGTGGGCACGTTCATGATCATGAATTGATATTGAGCAGATGTATTTGCATCCAGTGGAAATATTATTTCTGGTCAGAACATTAATCAACTAGTGAATCTTTGCAGTGTGTTCCAAGAGATAAGATTAAAATAACTAACAAAATAATAGAGATCTAATGGTTATGGGGCTCTCCAAAGGCCTTTGAAAGATTCCAAGAAACTGTTCAATAAAGATAGTGCTGATGTGAATGAACATAATAAATATCATGTGGATTAAGGCCTTTTAAAATGATAGTAGGAATAAACTAGCCATTTTCTGGTCAGAGGACTATAAGTATCAAAGGTATGAAAACATTGTAATGGGAATCACAATCTTTGTAATTATTTGCAACGAGGAACTGATGTAATATAGCTTTTATATTTCAAAGTTGGATGTGGTGGGAATTAAAAGGAACATGCCAAGAAGCTTCTTTGGGATATAGATAAGCTAAATGAATGTGTGAAGacttggcaaatgaaatattatGTGGAAAAGTGTGGAGTAATATGCTTCAATGTAAAGAATAGAAAGATGGTATATTTTTAAATGGCAAGAGATAAAAAGGTGTTGTTGTCAGAAGGAATTCCTTGTCCTTGTAAATGAATCACTGGTGTTCAACCTGAGGTGACAGTAAGTAATTGATTACAGGAGTAAAGACCTTTTGTAATTGTACAAGTCCTGCTGAAATCACTCTAAGAATATTGCATACAAGTCTGGTGTCCTTACCTGGGAAAGGTATGCTTATAATAGAGCTAATGCAACAAATGTTCTGCAGATTGATTCCAATGTGGGTGGAATGTGCTGTGGGAAGATTAAACAGTTTGGGCCCATAATTTCCAGAATAATAAAGACAATTATTGAAACATTTAAATTCTTGTAGTGCTTCACAAGATAGTTGCTAATGACCAAAGGTTGACTGACTCTAGGATTCCAGATATCAAcaactggaattccagcatcctgCCGATGCCTTGATTTTCATTTCATTTAAAGCATCATGGTAAACCTAAACCAAAAATTAAACACGAGTAGATAATAAGATTTAAAATGcactattatcaaagtatctatgcAGAATACAATCTCGTGGCTGCTCGCATAAGGATGAATCTCAAAGACATCGGAGCCCATTCCAGAAAATATCAAACAGCGAGAACATGAAGaaagaacaaattgcgcaaatggcaAAAAGCAAGCAGACAACACTTattatcaaacatcaaaccaggagttCAGCAGTATTCATTTTGGTTCAGTTCAGCGTTGCACTGCTAGCCCACTGCAGCCCGCAGGGCAAAGCATTCTTCGCTGAAGTGCTCCGGACCACATCGGTTGCTCCAATTAAGCTGCTCAAAAACAGCAAATCAagttaaccagaatccaggaATGCATGCAACATGAACCCAGAAGTCCCCCAATATGAGTCTACAGTCTCTCTGATCAATCCTTGTAATATGGATCCCAGGACTCCTACACTTTCTTTCGAAAACAGCTAGCAAGATGGAGGAGGAGGACAGGTCAGGAGCAGACAGACGGTGCTGTACACCTGACTGTCCTCTGCTCTCATCCTTCTCCTTATCGCCTTCAATCTTGCTTGATGCCTTAGTTGGAGAGAAGCAGTGTAGTTGATCACGAGCTCGTGCCCTGTCTCCAGGCTTCCAGGCTATACACTCCACACCAAACCTCACCAAActtcctcagagacagcaaagcacctgATCATTCAATCGCTCCAAAACAAACCgtcaaaatgtaaattacaggtTCCAGTTACGTGCATTTTAGTTGTGGAATCATTTTGAAAGTATAAGTTTCgtgaactgtctgcaggacgTTGCCGTCGGTCACACTATTCACTGGTGCCATCTGGAAACAATCAATAGATAATGATTCACTGGTAACTCCAGTGAACAGTTAGCACACAGCCGCATGGCATGCTCTCATATGAGATATGGTGGAACAGACACCTGATGCACTCGAATGTTTCGGCTGCTCAGACAAGACTTGAGCACTGCAAATTCTGAAAATCTAATATCCATCTTCGCTGTTGAACCTTGCTTGCAGGACAGGATGCCTGTTCAGCAGGTAGCTGAAGAATAATAACAAGATGAAGGGAGGCTGTTTGTTTATCTTTAAACTGATCTTATTGTGTTAGAGTTTACCAAACCTCATGTTCCATTCACAAACCGGTTTCCCCTCTGCTGCGATGCAAGTGTAGAGGCAACCCACAAATTTTCATATCAAATTTGTAAGTGAAATCATACCTGAAGATTAAAAAGGTAGAATTTCATGGCAGTTTTTCCGAGTTGGACTGCAACTTATTTCTGAGCGGGATTCATTcgaaagggcaaataaaaataatgcaaGTGCCAGTGGAGTAGCCATTCTtgtgagtgggtcagtgtttAGAGTGGCTTTGGTGCATCGGGCTTGGGCAAGGAtaagtatctggtaagtttctcTTTTTGTCCTTAATTTCTCATTGCTCATCTTTTAGGGCAAAGTAGTATAGTGAGAGTGGCTTTGGGGCAGTgtattgtgtgagatgtgggaattctggagaACTCCAGTCTCCTGGATAAAGacgtctgcaccaggtgcacagagttgcagctccttagagaatgtattaaggaactggagctgcatttCATTGACCTTTGGCgtgtacaggagaatgaggaggtgatggattgGAGCTACAGGGAAGTACGTTGCAGGAGCTACATTGCAGGAGATAGGTAACTtgaggggaaatgcacagccagtgcagagtattcctgtggctgttcccctcaatagtaggtataccactttagatactgttgagggggacagcctggctgggggtggggggggggggtgggtgagcTGCAGTAAACCAAACCTTTGGCACTGAGTTTGGTGCTGTGGCTATGAGAAGAAGAGAGATGAAATGGACTGCACTGGTGatgggagattccatagtcagaagaACAGGGACGAGGTAGAgaaacctggatggtatgttgcctcgcaGTTGCCAGGGTCTGGAATGTCTTGGATCAGACCCATggtattctaaagggggagggtgagcagcgagaagtcgtgatacatattggcaccaatgacgtaggtaggaaagTGAAGAATTCTGAAGCGAGATTTTAggaagctaggtagaaagctgagaactAGGACCTCCAGAgtaaatttctggattgctgtccatgccatgcgccagtgagggtaagaataggatgatttggcaggtgaatgagtGGCTGGGGAACTGGTAGGGGTAGAGGTTCAGATTTAtagatcattgagatctcttctggggaaggtaagaCTTGTACAAGTGACAAGTTACacttgaacccgagggggaccaatattcttgtgggaagATTAGCTTGAATTGtttgggagagtttaaattaatttggcaggggaacgGAAATTGGAATGATGCTCCTGAGGAtgtggtagttggtttacaaacggaGGCAAAGTGTAGTGAAACtactagcaaggagaggctgatgatagggcaaaattgcagttgcaggatgagttgcaatgcaaAAGGTGGATAAAATCGAAAGgggtgaatacaagactgaaggtgttatatttgaatgcgagcagtatatggaataaggtagatgagcgtagcacagttacagattgattTGTATGATAttgtggtcatcactgaatcgtggctgaaagaagattatagctgggaacttTATGTCCAAGGACTTGCATTGTatcgaaagaacaggcaggtaggcagtggGAGTGGCATGGCTgcgttggtttaaaaaaaatgaaatcagatcattagaaggaggtgacatggggtcagaAGATGTGGAATCATTGTAGGCAGAGCCAAGGGATTGTAAGGGTAAAAAGCCTCTGAGGCTTAGAATAGCGATGAGGAGGAATCAATGTAactaaagagtggtgaatctgtggaatttgttgcagcaggtggaggtcaagtcattgggtatatttaaggcagaagttgattgattcttgatttagtcagggcatgaagggatacaggaagaaagcaggagattggggctgacagaGAAAATGAATCAatcatggtggaatggcagggcagacttgatgagccaagggacctaattcttctccaatattttatggtcttatggcttttATGCTTGTTAATTTAATATTAATACTAATGTATTGTGCAAGAGTGGTCCTCTTGATCACCTTTTGTGTGTATGCATATGTCAGTACTCTTACATACAGTATGTCTTTGTAGTTACTCTAAATGTCTGATGGATGGCTGATTAATTTCAGTGGAGAGAACCGCACATTACTGTGAACTGTCTGGGCAAAGTCTGGACACAATCACGTGACTATAAATAACAACAGTTTGGTTTGATGAAAGACAGGCGACAACAAAAGAACTTGTAGCATTTGTGAAAATGaactccatggtcaaagttacaGTGCCTTTAAATCTTATTAATCTTCTAATCCTTCAGTGTTTTGTTATCctgatttattttgtttcttcaATTCATGCACAATTGCCAGCACTTGTAGCAGCAATTAAACCACTACTTCTCATCCCTGTAAGAGGTACAGATGAGTTTTAAACACTTAAGGCTAGCCTTAACCTCAACTAGTCATTGAATGTTGGTGCACACTGGTGTGTTCCAACTAATCAGCACCTTGTTGGATTTGGTTGGATACTAAACATATTGAGAATGTGTGAATAGTGCATGCTCTGATGCTATTTCATGTGTAACGTTGCTAATAAAAATGGTAATTATTAAACTTCTCTGTCACAGTTTTCAGGAATTTGATATACAGACCTCAGCTTGGTGTAGTTCAGACTGGCTAACTATAGGAACACGTAAAAGCATCGAAGGAATTCGGGTGTGTGGTTCCTCTATTCCAGCACCATTTATTTCTTCAAAAGGCCATGTCTGGATTGAGTTTCATTCAGATGACCGATACACTGGAAAAGGCTTCAGGCTCTCTTATGTAATAGGTAAGTATAGAATTGGTATATCTTTTGAAAAATGAATAGGATATTTTACAGCCTTATTTAACAACTTCCAGTCATACAATCCACTGATATCTGAGTTGTTTCCATACAGGTCTTTTGTATATCCCCAATTTAAATTATCTTGTGGATTAGCTAGGAAGTTAAGGCCATATGGTTAATCTCTAGCCATTTCCTGGAACATTGCCTTACCCTAACTCTACGAACTCATTCCTCCACTTGCTTCTTCTCAACTTCACATTTTGAGTAATCTTCTGACTTATCTTCCACATTCTATCTTGTATAAATTTGAAACCATTTAAAATAGCTGCCTGTTTCCTAACTCTGTCCAAACACTCATGTGTACAATGATTTTTAATTTTCTTACCTTTGTGTCTAATTCTCTTCTCTGTATCCTCCTACAACTTGCTAATATCTCTGTattcctccaagtatgattgctTGAACATTTTGATTTTTACTAATAACCTTAGTGGCTGTGAATTAAACTGCCATGCTCCATATCTTCTGGTATTCTCCCCCTAACCAAATTTTTTGGTCATCTGTCCTTTTTaactccctttcttttggattggcACTGAAGTTTGTTTTAAAATGCTGCTATTGATGAATTTACATGTATATTATTATTATGGATTACCGTATTGTTGGAGAAGGCTGGAGTATGAGATATCTTTGAACTTGGGTGTTGAGATCTTGCATTTCAGATCATTCTTAGAGTATATCCTTCAATTTTATATGTATAATATTGCAAGGCCATGTGTATTTAAGGAAATGCTTCCTTAATTTGTATTGAACTGACATTTGCATGTCATCTGAagttcctccctcccccccccccccctccaccttcttcctcggccttctcatctttttttttctccagtcctgatgaagggtctcagcccaaaacgtcaaccgcttactcttttccgtagatgccgccaggcctgctgagttcttccaacattttgtgtgtgttgcttggattttcagcatctgcagattttctcttgtttgtggtagtACATGTTAATTGGAATAACATGGATCACAATGAATTAATGAACAGATTGGTTTGCTCAATTTTGAAGTTAGGGAGTGTTCAGAAATTCACAAATACATAAAGACTGAAGATTTTTCTTGGGCTGCAGGATTGCAGATTCTTGtccaaagagtttttttttccattatttCACTGTTACTAAGATTTAGAAAGTACTTGCATTGTAGAACAGCAGTGTTTTCGCAGTGAAATTTTAGAGCATTCCAACAGGGAGGAAGGCCCATGACAGGGCCAAGAACAGGGTCAGAGCAATGTGGCACGAATTGTCTTCCAAAATTTTCCTGTCTGAGATTGTGTGAAGAAATCTCATGCACCGTTCTTTGGCAGTATTTGCCTTTCATTAATTACTTACATTTACTATGTCCCCAAACTAGCTCTTTATCTTGCTCTCTTAAATGCAGGAATCATGCCACAATAAATGAAACTGTTAAAGAAAGGTGAATGTGCCATTGGAAAATAACTGAAAATGAATGAATGATATTTCTGCTGTCATTGATTATTTTTGCTAGCAAACAACTGGAATAAAGCTTTCTTAGATAATCCATTTTAACCTCTTATGCTCCCCCTTAGATATCACATGCTTATACAAATCATCATGCAGAACTAAAAGCACATTTTGCCTTTTGAGTGCTTAAAGTGACAGCAGTTTTTATGAGGAGGAAAATTATAGAAAGTACCAACAGCATTGTTTTTAATTGGTCAGGGTTACAGCTTTACATTCTGTATGCTATGCTTCCTGCAAGGTAAAAATGGGTAAATATTAGAATGTTTCATTAGCTATAGAATGTTTTAGGCTGTCTTAAGATTGTGAAGCGTGTTAAAtaaatgtaacacacacaaaatgctagaggcagcatctacggaaaggaataaggAGTTGcaactttgggctgagaccttcatcaggattggaaaggaagtgaGATGCAGTAACTTTTGTTAAGGAATTCTAATGAAGTAACtataaaaaaatttttttaaagtttttattTCTCCAGCTActtacttttcacattgtgatTTAATTATATTTTCAGGAAGGTCTGTGGAGGCAAGCTGTAACTGGGACCAGTTCCACTGCAGTAATGGAAAATGTATCCCAGATACTTGGAAATGCAACTCCATGGATGAGTGTGGAGATAATTCTGATGAAGAATTTTGTGAGCGGTCAATGCCTCCTACTGATTTCCCATTTCAGCCTTGCACTTATGATCAGTTCCAGTGTCTTTCCCGATATACAGCATCTTATACATGTTTACCTGAGTCCCTGCGATGCGATGGAAATATTGACTGCCTTGATTTGGAAGATGAAATAGATTGTGATGCCCCTAGTTGTGGTGAATGGCTAAGAAACTTTTATGGCACATTTAATTCTCCAAATTATCCTGCCTTTTATCCTCCTGGAAGCAACTGTACATGGCTAATAGATACAGGAGACCGACGTAAAGTTATTTTGCGCATTAATGATTTGAAGCTGGATGGCATAGGCTATGGGGATTATATAAAAGTGTACGATGGTCTGGAGGAAAATTCACACAAATTGCTTCGTGTTCTAACGCCCTTTGATTCCCGGACACCAATAACGGTTATCTCCTCTTCGGGTCAAGTTCGGATACATTTCCATGCTGACAAAGTGAATGCAGCTAGAGGTTTTAATGCCACCTACCAAGTTGAGGGATTTTGCCTTCCATGGGAAATCCCCTGCGGAGGTAATTGGGGTTGCTATTTTGAACAGCAGCGCTGTGATGGTTATTGGCACTGCCCAAATGGACGAGACGAACACAACTGCAGCTCATGCCAGAAGGACGAATTCCCCTGTTCCCGCAGTGGTGTGTGCTACCCTCTAGCTGACCGTTGTAATTACCAGAATCATTGCCCAAATGGCTCTGATGAGAAGAACTGTTTCTTTTGCCAACCTGGTAATTTTCACTGCAAGAATAACCGTTGTGTTTTTGAGAGTTGGGTGTGCGACGCACAGGACGACTGTGGTGATGGCAGTGATGAAgaaaactgtcctgtgattatcCCCACCAGAGTTATAACTGCAGCAGTCATTGGAAGTTTAATCTGTGGGTTGCTGCTTGTGATTGCTCTAGGATGTACCTGCAAACTTTACTCTCTCAGAATGTTTGAACGCAGGTAAGTTCTGAATTATGATCCCATTTTTGTTGTGAATAAATTAAAAAGCATAGTTCTTGTAAAGCAAAATTATTTCATATAATCTAAAGAAATAATTTCAGATATTTCTGGCCTGCTTTAGAATgaagattgaagcattttccTGTCTGACCATTTTTAAGTATTTTGTTGGGATTGTTAtggtgggaaaggtttcactactaatgtaatggtctttctgtagaagcagtgtctgggttatggttagagataactgGTGCTGTGGAATGTGAATTCAGTCTTTTGTTTGgcgtgagaggaagagagaagacGTTGGAGAGAACTGGTTATAGGATATGACCCAGTGGGGAAATTGTGTTTAGATGGAGCCGGATGGTGAGATTGACTGAG from Hypanus sabinus isolate sHypSab1 chromosome 1, sHypSab1.hap1, whole genome shotgun sequence includes these protein-coding regions:
- the lrp12 gene encoding low-density lipoprotein receptor-related protein 12 isoform X2, with amino-acid sequence MATAMTCTTEACGDVPEQLRAPNGIITSPGWPFNYPTGTNCSWYIQGNREEIITISFQEFDIQTSAWCSSDWLTIGTRKSIEGIRVCGSSIPAPFISSKGHVWIEFHSDDRYTGKGFRLSYVIGRSVEASCNWDQFHCSNGKCIPDTWKCNSMDECGDNSDEEFCERSMPPTDFPFQPCTYDQFQCLSRYTASYTCLPESLRCDGNIDCLDLEDEIDCDAPSCGEWLRNFYGTFNSPNYPAFYPPGSNCTWLIDTGDRRKVILRINDLKLDGIGYGDYIKVYDGLEENSHKLLRVLTPFDSRTPITVISSSGQVRIHFHADKVNAARGFNATYQVEGFCLPWEIPCGGNWGCYFEQQRCDGYWHCPNGRDEHNCSSCQKDEFPCSRSGVCYPLADRCNYQNHCPNGSDEKNCFFCQPGNFHCKNNRCVFESWVCDAQDDCGDGSDEENCPVIIPTRVITAAVIGSLICGLLLVIALGCTCKLYSLRMFERRSFETHLSRVEAELLRREAPPSYGQLIAQGLIPPVEDFPVCSSSQASILENLRLAVRSQLGLTSIRSSTSSSRSNLWNRIFSFTRSRNSGSLALVSTDRDDPTGEQNVTRESESLHRRLMTFESDDADRDSERRDIPGAVGGLVVPLPQKVAPTTAVEVVVGASGISSGYHINTAAEVPTSQLETSEQPSISPARQQLTSALSRVTQSLRWMRFSIGRSSSSRQNQSPLRQLDTRVNGREDDDDDDDVELLIPISDAASDIDMRGCCRPVGEPSPGRVQGIRQHSALIPDREQSSSRDGPCEHCGIVHTAQVPDACLEATLKNEVSDDESLLVC